One window from the genome of Candidatus Methylomirabilota bacterium encodes:
- the dapB gene encoding 4-hydroxy-tetrahydrodipicolinate reductase — MIRAIVTGAAGRMGGRILALAKEAGDFQIVGATERPGHPAIGRDVGEVAGIGPLGVKVGNSLSEIISGTDVIIDFTAPEASIAHLRAASDAGVAIVVGTTGLSKEQLEQARGLAAKMSCVISPNMSVGVNVLFKVLRELAHFLGEDYEVEITEAHHHFKKDAPSGTALKMAQVIAEALGWDIEQVGIYGRKGIVGERPKKQIGVHTIRAGDIVGEHTVLFGGMGERVEITHRAHSRDNFARGGLRAARFVVEAPKGLYDMADVLGLK; from the coding sequence ATGATTCGGGCAATTGTGACCGGGGCCGCCGGACGGATGGGGGGGCGAATCCTAGCCCTTGCAAAGGAGGCGGGTGACTTTCAGATCGTCGGGGCGACGGAACGCCCTGGCCATCCCGCCATCGGTCGGGATGTGGGAGAGGTGGCCGGCATCGGACCCCTGGGAGTCAAGGTTGGTAACAGCCTGTCTGAAATCATCTCGGGTACCGATGTCATCATCGACTTCACGGCCCCAGAGGCCTCGATCGCCCATCTCCGAGCGGCGAGCGATGCGGGTGTCGCCATCGTGGTAGGAACCACGGGCCTGAGCAAGGAACAGCTGGAACAGGCCCGTGGTCTCGCGGCAAAGATGTCCTGTGTTATCTCTCCTAATATGAGCGTGGGTGTCAATGTTTTGTTCAAAGTCCTCAGGGAGCTCGCCCACTTTCTCGGTGAAGATTACGAGGTCGAAATCACCGAGGCCCACCATCATTTCAAAAAGGATGCCCCCTCGGGAACCGCGCTCAAGATGGCCCAGGTGATCGCCGAGGCGCTGGGTTGGGACATAGAGCAGGTGGGCATTTACGGCCGGAAAGGTATCGTAGGCGAGCGGCCCAAAAAGCAGATTGGTGTCCATACCATCCGTGCAGGCGATATCGTGGGGGAACACACCGTCCTCTTCGGGGGTATGGGGGAGCGTGTCGAAATCACCCACAGGGCCCACAGCCGTGATAACTTCGCCAGGGGGGGGCTCCGTGCGGCTCGGTTTGTGGTCGAGGCCCCGAAGGGACTCTACGACATGGCGGATGTCCTCGGTCTAAAATAG